A single window of Plectropomus leopardus isolate mb chromosome 12, YSFRI_Pleo_2.0, whole genome shotgun sequence DNA harbors:
- the cebpd gene encoding CCAAT/enhancer-binding protein delta yields MCDIYSLDSHCVSPQCNMSWAMEPANFYESTKLGAPQQGICKPGSRSDGAAEDGTMVELSTATAMYDDESAIDFSQYIESMTAVPNLELCNDELFLDLFNTVKQEKVDFYTMQSPVLPGGMQQLSAAYAAERKAEIGLDKVAFNVPIKQESDWSDSDMSSSLPSQIESCAQTSVSLPTGQPTPPTTPEPVSNVSSAKSSPRKMGRDKGKKVDRFSLEYRQRRERNNIAVRKSRDKAKRRNMDMQQKLLELSSENDRLHKTIEQLTRELTGLRDFFKQIPNSSYVGSTNAESR; encoded by the coding sequence ATGTGTGACATATACAGCCTGGACTCTCACTGCGTGTCTCCACAATGCAACATGAGTTGGGCGATGGAGCCTGCTAACTTCTACGAGAGCACCAAGCTGGGCGCCCCGCAGCAGGGGATCTGCAAGCCGGGCAGCAGGAGCGACGGGGCGGCCGAGGACGGCACCATGGTGGAGCTGAGCACCGCCACTGCCATGTACGACGACGAGAGCGCCATCGACTTCAGCCAGTACATCGAGTCCATGACAGCCGTGCCAAACTTGGAGCTGTGCAACGACGAACTCTTCCTCGACCTGTTCAACACTGTGAAGCAGGAGAAGGTGGATTTCTACACCATGCAGAGCCCAGTGCTGCCAGGCGGCATGCAGCAGCTGTCAGCCGCATACGCAGCTGAGAGGAAGGCGGAGATCGGGCTGGATAAAGTGGCGTTTAATGTGCCCATCAAGCAGGAGTCTGACTGGAGTGACAGCGACATGTCCTCATCCCTGCCCTCCCAGATCGAGAGCTGCGCCCAGACCTCCGTCAGCCTCCCCACGGGGCAGCCGACTCCCCCCACCACCCCGGAGCCTGTCTCCAACGTGAGCTCGGCCAAGTCCTCCCCGAGGAAGATGGGCAGAGACAAGGGGAAGAAGGTGGACAGGTTCAGCCTGGAGTACCGACAGAGGCGAGAGAGGAATAACATTGCAGTGCGGAAAAGCAGGGACAAAGCCAAGAGGCGCAACatggacatgcagcaaaagttGCTTGAACTGAGCTCCGAAAACGACAGACTTCATAAAACTATCGAGCAGCTAACCAGAGAGCTCACCGGGCTCAGAGATTTCTTCAAGCAGATACCCAACTCCTCCTATGTGGGCTCTACGAACGCAGAGAGCCGGTGA